Genomic DNA from Prunus persica cultivar Lovell chromosome G1, Prunus_persica_NCBIv2, whole genome shotgun sequence:
GGCGGTGGTTGTCACCAACCAAGTGGTGGATTTTATTAGGCCACATGATGGAGTGAATGAGGTGAGGTTGGGAAACTTGGAGTCTCTGGACACATCAGGCAGACGGGTGAGTCCAGCTTTGGGACTGGCTTGGGCACATTGCATAAATTCAAGAGTGTTCTTGGCAAGACATGAGCAATCTATTGAGGTTGACATTCGTAATGCTCCTTCAACAAGTATATGTAGTCAAACACACAAGACATTTCACCTTGTATTTGCCCCACATCTGGCCTATGCATCGGGCCGAATTTGTAATCAGAAAAGAAGGTATAGTCGGAGTATCACAGTAACTGTGTAATAAAGGAATTCTAAGAACTTTAATGTTTTGGATCCATTTGGAATTACATTCCAGTCCCTTTAATTTCGCACTCAAATTATAATAGCAATCTGGAAGCAATACCAGTGCAATAAACGTACAATATAATAGTAATCTGTCAGCAATACAACATGCTGTAGCAATGCAACCgaaattatgcaaatttaaaagaattcccATTCAACATAACACGAAACCCACCACGAATAAAAGTAGAGTTTACATGACCTACCAAAGCAACACAAATCATATTGTCTAAGATACATTGCGCAATGGAATATTGTTTTTACAGGTGCTTTTATTGTGGCCTGCGGAACCGCACCTTGAGCACTTTCTTCTAATGGTGCCCTCTCCTTGCGAGGGAATTCTTATCTTCTTTCGTCTGCCTGGCATGACCCTTGCCATGGGAGGCAGCACAACTCGACTTCGAACATCTTCAGGAATATCCCACATTTCGTGAGGTTGTACCAAGTAGATGCTATCCGAATAAGCATCCATCCAGGTTTTCCGAGTGTAATACCGAGAAGCCTTTGAGTATACATTTACTTTCAAGAAGCGACAAACTGCAACTACATGCTTGCAAGGTAGCTGCTCAAGCTGAAACTTTCTACAACTACAACTGTTGTTCGTCAAATCTACGAGGCCGTCCTTATCACCGTCCAAAACATTAAACTGtgcattatttaatttaaccaCATTCATCCTTGCAGCATCCTCCAACCTGTTCCTCAACTTTTTTTCTCCGAAATTGGGGCACAATGTTGTTGTGCAATTCAAAGCCAACTCACGACGTTCGGTGAACCATTTCACAAGGAGATTAACAATTTCCCCTATCAAATGAACCACTGGCAGCATCCTTGCAAACCTAAGGACTGAGTTGATTGACTccgcaatatttgttgtcaTTACATTGTAGCGGCGTCCATCCATGTGAGCTCTAGACCACTTATATAACCCTGCCTCTTCAAGATATTGAGCAACATGTTCCTTTCGCTTGATGTTGCGAAAATGACAATCAAATTCAGCAATGGAATAAGATTTCGCAGCCTGCTCAAAGTGCATAGTATGTGATCACGCTTTTTCAACTTGCAAGTGCGTTTCATGTTCCCCTTCATATGATAAAAGCATATGCCATGTTGTGCAGTTGGAAAAATTTTGTTCCACACATTCTCTATGCTAACATTGCGATCAGAAATAATAACAAGATTGGGACACTCACCAATGGCTTCATGAAGTTTAGTGAAAAACCAATGCCATGATGCATCCGTCTccaaatccccgatcccaAAAGCAAGAGGATATATATTTCGATTACCATCGAATGCATTTGCTACAAACATAACACCCTTGTACTTGGATTTTAAATGAGTGGCATCCAGGGCTATCACTGGGCGCATGGAAGAACGGAACCCTCTAATACATGCGCCAACcgccataaataaatacacaaagtGATTTTTCTCATCAGTTTGGATGTGTGTTTTTGTGCCGGGATTCATACGCTCCAATTCATAGCAATAAGttggaaggatataatatgCCTCCTCCGCTGATAATGGACAATAGAGCTAACTCCCTTGCTTTCCAAGCTTTCGAATAATGGATGGTGCAACCAAAGCTGTGTTTCACATCTCTCATAATGTCATTTGGTGTGTATATTGTCCGAGAATCCTTCAACTTCCTTTTAAGTGAAGTGGCTACAAGTGCTACGGTTGCTTGACGATGCTTGTCACTTACGAACCTCAAATCACATTCATGAACAGTTGTACACCTCACAATCATGAAGCTGTATTCACCAATTCTCGATGCTCGGACCCGCCATGGGCATGGACGTTGACAACAAACCATAAGCAACCTCTTAGTGCAAGAGAATTGCACCTTAAATTCAAAGTGGCCTCTTAATGCCGTGAACCGTAACTCCGTCAACAATGCTTTCTTACTAGAGAAAATTTGCCCAACTGTAATTTTCAGATTCCAATCACTTCGTGGAAACCCGCTGTCCAAATatgcttcttcatcatttacaCCGGCTTCATTGTACCGGTTTTGTTCACCCATTTGACTCCAATAATGTTGACGAGTGGGTTCAGATTCTCCTCCTAAACGCATTATTGACAACTGGGTAGCTGTGTTCAAGCAGCCCAAATTAGGAGGGGCAGAGTACACTgacacttcatttctttcagtactattatcaccaccatgcatctcctccacctcgctaaaatcaatcatatTCATAAAATCTGTCCCTACTTCACCTCCCACGTCAGTGACATTTTTATTATTCCAAGTTACTTCATTGCTTTCAATAATGGCAACTGAAGAATGACCCATCCGACTACTATCTGTCGTGATATGCGTACTATGAACTACATCATTTGTCAGTCCTTTATCTTCTATACTCACGAGTAAGGGAGCTAGTTTTGAAGGTGTTACCTCGGAATTGTACTTcgtaaaaaaattgacatcatcatcgtcctcaatctttatgtgcttccgctcattcgaggccaccaaaactgagaattttaagcaaaccttGTCTTCCCTGCTGTTTGTATTACCAATCTGATGCATACGGTCCAACAGTTCAGCAAATTTGATAGTCCGTGGAACTATTAAGCCTTTTGAGTCACCCCCTTCGTATTTGCACATCTTCTTCGAGGTgacccattttccattgtagcatacgagaataacaattgtctccatttctgacCATGACAAAACAATATTTCATTAAcccaatataaccacaataaccatacaatacaatagcaatataaccacaatataacagcaatatatAACAATATAATGtcaatataacagcaatacgaCAGTAAAATAAGAGGAACACAACAGCACTACACCAGTAACACATCAGAATCACACTATACAGATCTACTACATCAAATGGAAAATCTcaagtttcaagattcacatatccagaccaatctaaatgcaattggtacaaacccagatgaatgagcatgaatattcaacaaaacctaacccaaagaaattaaagccaaaacgaatttaacacaaacccaaacaatcaaactataacccatttcacataatcccactgatattaacaaaataaccaTCAACACTACCTTTTCGAGGTCGGCAATCCACTAGAGCTTCAAGGTTGCAAGCAGCTATTCAGAAGACATAGCTAAAGGGAGGGGTTCGCGATTCCAAACAGAGAGCAAGAGATCGAATAGGGGAGAAACAGACATAacgaagctagagagagaaagagctgcgctatgagaaagagagcaaagagagagacagagagttgtgctagagagagagagagccaagagatagagagccaagagagacgCAGAGAGCTGTGATAGACAGataccaaagagaaagagagctgtgccagagagagagagagctgtgtgagctaagagagaacaaaatttctgGACTTGTGAAAAAACTGCAATAAGTGGACaatcattttatatttatagatgatagttgtacaaaaattgggaaggagtggtatttttaattacaattataaaaatggtggtATTTAGGGCTATTTCCCTTTAGAGCAGGTCCATCGCTGAGGGTTGGCCCAGGCAAAAGGCAGGAACCAGCCCGAGTCCAGCTCCAGCGCAGAGAAAGAAGCCCAGGCAAGCTGCGGGTCCCACGAgcccgggcaggcccaagggcgAAATTCGACTGGGCTCGAGCCCGAGTttagctgacgtcagcgctgacgtcgTCGTGACGTCAGCGcagtaaattcaaattttttttaccgttggcgcgtgtcGGCACCGGGTGGCTccgattggatttttttcagaaatcctacggttctcatttttttggccaaaaaaatttaaaaaaaatccgaaaaaattcgaaaaaattctgaaattttttttaaaaaaataccaaaaatgtatgtattttttccctataaatacctaaccattttatctactttcaacactaaatcttcatacaatttcttctccatacaatattttctactctccactcacataattcattttccacaccaaatctccatacaaactcatctccttccaatattttttactctctactcatattttccactttccacaccaattccatacaaactcttctccttccaatattttttactatccactcacatttttgtactacttttcatttgtagaaaataaacaaatggcatcttctgttgaaatcggaggctcgtggtcaacccaggaagatattgcgttgtgcgagtcttgggtgaacattagtcatgaccctatcacgggcgatgagatgaagttccatcatatgtggagcaaaattcatggagaattttgtcaaagatcgggttccattcggaccgaaatggctttgtctagtagatggaaaattctaaacaaagagttagggaaatggagaaatgccttggcAAAAGCAAAGGAGAACATTCGGAGCGGTGCGAATCTTtccgatgaggtaaaatatttttaattgtcattttaatcaatttaatgtaacttttttttattgcatattctatttctttttgttgcacaatgtttattttatttttgcatttcctaattggctttatttatttacataatcaattttattcttgcatttcaaatatgtttataatttcatgcataatctttattttttatttttgcattttcaatttgtctatatttatttacataatcaattttattcttgcatttcaaaatagtttataatttcttgcattgtatatttttttaatgcacttccaattatttattttgaataaatcatacaagcacaaatgtggttcggtgccatgggacaagggaaaaaaagttttgtgcatttccaatgttgggaaattgtcaaggattgttccagattcaaaattattcttaCCGCACCCCCGGTTGTGTTGCATGAGACGCCGCTCCACGAATCGCCATTAACCGATTCACCATTGGACTCCCCAATGGAAACGGAGTCACCACTCCCACGTCTGCcgagacctattgggagaaaggcggcaaaggccaagagagggggcacttcgaacattgattgtgttcaaatattcgagcaaatagctaagaacaaCTCTCTAAGATTGGAGAGAGACTCGAGGAGAGATGAAGCAGACAAGGCACGATTGGAAGCCTTTGCAATTGAAAAGcaacatgcaaaagaaaaaaacgaggatgaaaaagagatgaaaatcatggccatggatacgagccatatgtctcctgaaacaaaggcctattggaagcataaacgaagggatgtgatgagaagaaaacttttccatgacgacggacctagcaatacggattggctaaatgatgaaaaccattagattgtattgttgtatttttttataattgttgtattttttttaaattgttgtattatcctttaatttgttgtattgtttcttttttattcaatcaaaaaagCATTCTATAATTGGACTacttattaaaaacatttgagcattcctcacaaagattaattaaaaacaaaccttcatttattgcaaacaacacacaaaacaaaccatacataaaagcataataataaaaaagacctcgcaataattccacaaaacacaacacacaaaaacaaagcataattaaaaaaaaagcataaatccaaacaaagcacaaatctagccttcatccattgtgattgcctttcatctgccacaagtgctcgatcaagtcaacttgacgtctttcgtgaacatatgaagattgcatttcttgataacgatcaatcatggggttgttgaatcGACCATCCTGAAGTAACGGTTCGGGCTCCAATGGTAGTCCATTTGGTCCTATcggcctttcatatattcttgtcaacgcCGTGTTCATAGGATCgggttcaaacacctctggagcatcgtagtcatactcatcctccacaatcatgttgtggaggatgatgcaagtcatcataatactcctcagcacctcctcgtctagcatccgagcagcacccctgataattgcccaacgagcttgcaagataccgaaacacctttccacgtctttcctgtaaccttcttgaaaggaagcaaagcttctttccttctcggattggggattcagaattgttttcacgaatgtcgtccacctaggataaattccgTCGGCAAGGTAGTAGGCCCCCGagtatacggtattgttgatttggtatgtGACCTGAGGGGAATGACCTCGCAATACCTCAtcgaacaccggggattgaccaaggacattgaggtcattctgagatccggcaaccccaaaaaaggcatgccaaacccaagtgtcgaatgaagctacggcctccaaaatgatacttttttggcccttccgATTCCCATACTCTCCTTGCCACGCAGTAGGACAATTCTTCAACTGCCAATGCATGCAATCAATGCTTCCGATCATTcctgggaaacctcgagcctcgcctttttgtagaagcctttgcaggtccctcggagtgggtttgcgaaggtactccctcatgtacaaattttccactgcatcacagagtctcaccaagcactctaggatagtagattttcccatccttgcaatttcatccacctgctctgcagatgccccataagcaagcatccgcaaagcagctgtaagtttttgctccgggataagacccaaaactccaacagcatcatgcttttgaatgaagtatgtgtcgtaattacaaatatcatgcatgattttttggaacaaatgtggctgcattctatatctctctcgaaacttatgagcaggatataacgaatttgggataaagtaatcctccaagagattcttaccccgagactctCTGCATCTGTCCACATTCGGGGCACGACGACGATGGTGTTGGCTTGATTGATTCATCATACACACCGCCGCTACTTCaagcatttcttcctcttcttcatcggcgtcccgatcttcttcctcacgtctacgccggatttcttcccattctttctgttgcctctccaacaccctcctgaagtttgacattgagagtataatgggaaattgtaaaatctgagaaatgaaggaatatatCAGAGATTGTGTGAGAGGAGTGGTGTTGATGGTGTAGTTAtatagagggattcagaagatagagatgacacgtggtacaattttagagggtgaaaatcttatctgaaatctgagatcactatttgaaaaaaatatctgaaaatcttatcagacatgggacacgtggcacaattttagagggtgaaaatcttatctaaaATATgacattataattttttaaaattatctgaaaatcttatctgacatgggacacgcggcacaattttagagggtgaaaattttatcggaaatctgagattataatttttattaatgaatatccgaaaattttatctggaataagacacgtggcaaccgagattcacatccgaaaatcttatccgaaaatttaattacaaaagattatcaaaattaatgatttaaagtattaaaaaaatagaaaataaagtacaatgaatagtaattgccctagacttgccctagactttgcccttgtgggtggaaccacaaatggcaaggctgacactattcacgtgaatagtgtcagcccttgcttgcccttgccttagactttgccctaaggggtggagttgctcttaatCTTTAGCACATCAAGCTTCTAATTCAGCCAATTGTATATTTCACGTGTTTAAGGGTGGTGGCTGTGGTGCGAACAAGTATATGCCACGTGTAGAAGTTTGAGTGGAtgatgaattttctctctccaagTGTATTGGTTAACCAACTTCATGAGTTTCGTAAAGGTAGTGTATATGTCCTCATGTACTAAGTCTGATCCGTCTTCAGTTCGTCTTCAATCGGTCTCCCCATGCATCAGAGTGGATCAGCTGTAAGGGCTAATTTAGTTATTTCACATAGTTGTGCATAGGCCTTCATGCCTCCAGCTTCTTTGTAATGTCAAACACATTTCTTAGTGCTTACCTTGCAACTCAGCATGGTCCTAATATATGGCAAAAAGAAAGAGTCTACCTTGTTAAAGTAAAGTAAATTACCATTCATGAATTTCAAACCttgattataaataaaacaaatgcatATCTTGAAGAAACTACTTAGTCAATCCTGTaggaattaattaaaaaagaagaagaacgaCTACACGTAACACTGACCAGTATCAGAGGCTTTCTTCTGTATGCTAGTAAATCATCAGATAGAAACTTCATACCAAACCAGAAGTGATTGCTAGCTGACCGAGTCTTTTTTGTAACTGCTCTTGAGTCTATCAACACAGAAGGTATCtaactaaataaaaattactatCAGTGAGATCACACAAACATTCAAAGAGCTATCAGTGACTCGTAATTGAAAGTTTCATCTTTGCCAAGTCTTCTGCTTAGCACTCTGGTTTTTGTGGTTTTGTGGTTGAGGTTCACAAGAGCAAGGCTATATAGGGCAGACCAACTACAACTGGATGCCGGTAGGAGCCTTCATatgcattttttcttcttctttctttttagcCTTTTACAATTCTTATGTgtttgagaaatgaaaatcaagGCTCTGGGAGGCTTTCATACGTCTATCTACATAGTGGTAAAGCTCTACCGTTTACAAATTAGTTTCCCAGGTAACATTAGAATGATACAAGCATGCTAGCTGATATATCTGTCACCAGGTATAAGtagtacaaaaacaaaaacatgaaaatattaAACTGAATAATCTTTATTAACTCACTAACTCTCTTGGTGAGGCAGAAAATCTGTATCACTAACTTTATTTTGTGGGAGTATCTTAAGGATGAAAACCAAGGAATCTTTGTCTACAGAAAAATAGATTCCTTAACTTCATAGATTCATGAGTGTGGTGAAAGACTAATCTGTCTCATTCTTTTCTTCAGCTCAAGGAAGATGCAAGTCCAGTTGAGAGTCTTGCAGATTCCATATTGGCATCCATTTCAGAAATCACAGAATTGGTAGTAAGCATCGAGGTGGAACACGAAAATTTCATTGAGATTGCTTGCTACCTCTATCGGGCTTCTATGGCCATAATGGAGTTGAAGATGACTGACACCTGCCCAGAAAATGCAATGGAAATTCTTCAGTCTATTTCCAAAAGTGTTAATCTGGCCAAAGATCTTGTGGAGAGATGCCAAATAGGCATCCAACCATTTTCAGATCCTGAACTGAGAATCATTATAGCACAGCTGGAGGAGGTCATTAAGCACATAGGAGAATGCCTGAGCTTGATACCGCCCTCCACATTTGGAGACCAACAATATGCAGAAGTTGCAGTGCGGTCGCTTTCAAAGGAGATGCAGAATGCTCATTTTGAAGCTCAAACATCTGAGACCAATGAACAAGATACAAAGATGCTGTCCTTGGAAGAGCAaccaaaggaaaaacaaacaccaaaagaagaaacagatCTCTACTCTATAGATTTTGAGGTTTCCATGGAGAATCCTCAGCTCTTAAATACACCTCAGCTGATTGAAATACTTAAAAGCACAAGTTGGGTcagcaaaagaaaacatgggAGCATGAGTGGATCATTAACAACATTTCCACAGGTGGGTGAGTACATGGAGCCTCTGTATGAGACTTTCTTCTGCCCACTGACAAAGAAGATCATGGATGACCCGGTAACCATAAGAAGTGGAGTGACCTACGAGAGGAAAGCAATTGTTGAGTGGTTTAAGAAGTTCAACGACTCGGAAGAAATTTTCTGCCCAATCACTGGACAAAAGTTGATGAGTAAATCTTTCAATGCCAACATAGCTCTAAAATCCACATTAGAGGAGTGGAAGGAAAGGAATCAGGCAGCAAGGATTAAGGTTGCGCGTGCAGCATTGTCCTTGGCTAGTTCAGAGAATATGGTACTTGAAGCAGTAAAGGACGTGCAAAGTATCTGCCAAAGGAACCCTTACAGTAAGGTGCAAGTTCGGAGTGTTGGAATTTTGCCATTGCTTGTTCAGTGTCTGGAGTACAAAGACAAAGATGTTAGATGTGCAGTGCTGGAACTTTTGAGGCAACTGGTGGAGGATGATAACGACAGCAAggtcaaatttcaatttcctcATTTCTAATGAGAAACAACCAATTAAGAAAAGTACTATGATTTACTAAAACATGCACTAACCAACCAGTAGATTGACTAGAATGAAAACTTTTTTGCTGCAACTTTGAAAATGGTTTCTTGTGCAGGAAATGATTGCGCAAACAACGAATATTTCAACTATAATCAAGATGCTTTCTAGTAGTCACCAGTCCATAAGGCATGCATCATTGCTATACTTGCTTGATCTTTCAAGATCACAATCATTATGTGAGAGAATTGGATCAGTCACTGGAGCAATCCTTATGTTGATCAGGATTAAATATAGACGGTCTATTGATGCCTTTGCTTCAGAAAAAGCAGATGAAATCTTAAGGAATTTAGAGCATTCGccaaataacataaaaaacaTGGCAGAAAATGGACTTCTGGAACCCCTCCTAAAGAATCTTACTGAAGGTAATTTTTACAACTCCACAGTTCCAGCCAAGCATaaataacaaagaaattcaaacCTTTTGGACCACTAATTTTACCATTGTGACCATTCTGCAAGTTCAGAATAAATGACATATGATAATTTAGTTGTTGAAAATCTCAAATTTTatcttataatttttttttttctttctgaaataaCAGGTTGTGAAGAGATGATGATGGAAATGGCAAGTTACCTTGGGGAAATTGTTCTTGGACATGACAGCAAAACTTATGTTGCTGAGAGGGCCTCTCCTGCTCTCATCAAAATGGTACATAGGGGAAATACCCTGACCCGAAGGGCAGCATTCAAAGCTCTAGCACAACTCTCATCATACCAGCCAAATGGAAAAATACTTGAAGAAGCAGGAATTGTGCAAATCATGGTTGAAGAGATGTTCATtcgaaatattcaaaatgagCCAATGAATTCAAAAAATGAAGCAGTTGCAATCCTTGCAAATATACTTGATGCTGGGATTGAGCTTGAGAACCTCCAGGTTAATTCTCACGGTCACACCATGACTTCAGACTATGTGGTGTGTAACATCATGTACATGCTCAAGAACTCAACCTCAGATGAACTAAACAACAACCTCATCAgaattcttttgtttattgctAAGATCCCCAGATGTGCAGCCACCATTGTCTCACTGGTAAAAGAAACTGAAGCAAGCTACACCCTCATTGAATTCATCAATAACCCACATGAAGAACTTGCCATTGCCGCGACCACGCTACTAACTGTTCTTTCACCCCTTATGGGCAATGTGCTAGCAGAAAGACTCTGCAAAACCAGAGGACAGCCTGAGGATCTTGTCCAGAGCCCAACTGATACAACCCCCATCACCGAGAAGCAGGCAGTTTCAGCAAAATTTCTAGCTCAACTTCCCCATCAAAACCTGACGCTCAACCTAGCTCTTCTGTACAATAATACAGTGCCTACAATCCTAGAAGCAATCagtcaaattcaaaaaagagGAACAAGATCAAGCAGGTTCGAAAGCGCTTACTTAGAAGGTCTAGTAGGCATTCTAGTCAGATTCACAACAACATTATATGAACCCCAAATACTGTTTTCAGCAAGAACACACAATTTTACAGCAGTATTCACAGAACTACTCATACAACCATCAAGTGATGAAGTTCAGAGGTTATCAGCAATTGGGTTGGAGAATCTTTCTACAGAGTCAATAAGATTATCCAAACCACCACAAATCAAGAGAAAGAAGTTGTTCTACCTGCCCAAGTATCTATTCTGTGGCTCATCAAGgaggaggaaaataccactgTGCCCGATTCACGGAGGGGTCTGTTCTTCACAAAACACCTTCTGCATAGTTGATGCAAAGGCAGTTGAGAGGCTATTGGTTTGTCTGGGAAATGAGAATGCAGAGGTTGTGGAAGCTGCATTGTCAACTATATGCACTTTGTTGGATGACAAAGTTGATGTGGAGAAGAGTGTGAGCATGCTGAGTGAGGCAAACGCTGTGCAACATGTTTTGAATGTGGTGAAAGAGCACAAGGAAGAGGGGCTGTGGCAGAAGTCATTTTGGGTGATTGAAAAGTTCTTGAACAAAGGTGGGGATAAGTCTGCTTCAGATATATCAAATGACAGGGTGTTGCCTGCCATACTGGTGAGTGCTTTTCATCATGGAGCTGGAAATACCAGGCAGATGGCTGAGAAGATTTTGAGGCATTTGAATAAGATGCCCAATCTCTATACTTCCAACTATACCATGTAAAACCGTCTGTCTACTCTCATGGTCATACATTGTAATGGTGCTTTTCAGGAACTGTCAACTGCCAACTGCCAATTGGCAACTGTCAAATCTGTGTGCTCCAATATATTAAAAAGTCATGCTCACAGCAAGCATGCCATGTTGTAAATAgtaaatgaaattttattattttggttccTCACTAATAGTAACGGATGTGACTGGATGGAGTGTCTAGAAAGCTCAGACGTC
This window encodes:
- the LOC109947187 gene encoding uncharacterized protein LOC109947187; this encodes MRLGGESEPTRQHYWSQMGEQNRYNEAGVNDEEAYLDSGFPRSDWNLKITVGQIFSSKKALLTELRFTALRGHFEFKVQFSCTKRLLMVCCQRPCPWRVRASRIGEYSFMIVRCTTVHECDLRGFRSSMRPVIALDATHLKSKYKGVMFVANAFDGNRNIYPLAFGIGDLETDASWHWFFTKLHEAIGECPNLVIISDRNVSIENAAKSYSIAEFDCHFRNIKRKEHVAQYLEEAGLYKWSRAHMDGRRYNVMTTNIAESINSVLRFARMLPVVHLIGEIVNLLVKWFTERRELALNCTTTLCPNFGEKKLRNRLEDAARMNVVKLNNAQFNVLDGDKDGLVDLTNNSCSCRKFQLEQLPCKHVVAVCRFLKVNVYSKASRYYTRKTWMDAYSDSIYLVQPHEMWDIPEDVRSRVVLPPMARVMPGRRKKIRIPSQGEGTIRRKCSRCGSAGHNKSTCKNNIPLRNVS